A DNA window from Hydrogenophaga taeniospiralis contains the following coding sequences:
- a CDS encoding O-antigen ligase family protein: MSLPHPGAGMDALCSKAAALTLVAVFAAFPVSVALANSLMALTLVLLLPRVFRHGTRCVDASILKNPVAWPVFCLAAYILLAATWSPAEWIDIGGYFKKYLKFLLLPIFITLLFEKKTRVLCWKAFALAMLFTLVSTWLNVWTSIPWSRTDNQGFGVDHTVFKDYISQGIMMAFFVCLCAFWAIRAHTRKAAVGWWLVAALGAASILFLSAGRTGYLSLLFSTLVFGIFFVGARIKKVLGILVGALAVLTVAFLVSPQFQHRSMQAWEEARSSSLSTVTSVGARVEVWRFVVKNSSERSLLGAGTASYPVLAQSYFKDPQFCATVCPHPHNQFLLFFFELGLVGLLLFFWLLFVIVRQAFRYPRAHRALMLSFVAVLVTSNMTHSSFWLSTESHFFIMMMALLMASAGSSRAVPPPGAAADAPEPQP; this comes from the coding sequence ATGAGCCTGCCGCATCCCGGCGCCGGGATGGACGCCCTGTGCAGCAAAGCCGCCGCCTTGACCCTGGTGGCGGTGTTCGCCGCGTTCCCGGTGTCCGTGGCGCTGGCCAATTCCTTGATGGCCCTGACCCTGGTGCTGCTGCTGCCCAGGGTGTTCCGGCACGGCACCCGATGTGTCGATGCTTCGATTCTCAAGAACCCGGTGGCCTGGCCGGTGTTCTGTCTGGCGGCCTACATCCTGCTCGCGGCCACCTGGTCGCCGGCCGAATGGATCGACATCGGGGGGTATTTCAAGAAATACCTCAAGTTTCTGCTGCTGCCCATTTTCATCACGCTGCTGTTCGAGAAGAAAACGCGGGTGCTGTGCTGGAAGGCCTTCGCGCTGGCCATGTTGTTCACCCTGGTGTCCACCTGGCTCAACGTCTGGACCTCCATTCCCTGGTCGCGCACCGACAACCAGGGATTTGGCGTGGACCACACGGTGTTCAAGGACTACATCTCCCAGGGCATCATGATGGCGTTCTTCGTGTGCCTGTGCGCCTTCTGGGCCATCCGGGCGCACACCCGCAAGGCCGCCGTGGGCTGGTGGCTGGTGGCGGCTCTGGGGGCTGCCAGCATCCTGTTCCTCTCCGCGGGGCGCACCGGCTACTTGAGCCTGCTGTTCTCGACCCTGGTGTTCGGCATCTTTTTCGTGGGCGCCCGCATCAAGAAGGTGCTGGGCATCCTGGTCGGCGCCTTGGCTGTGCTGACGGTGGCGTTCCTGGTGTCGCCGCAGTTCCAGCACCGCAGCATGCAGGCCTGGGAAGAAGCGCGCAGCAGCAGCCTGTCCACCGTGACCTCGGTGGGTGCGCGGGTGGAGGTCTGGCGTTTCGTGGTGAAGAACTCGTCGGAACGTTCGTTGCTGGGGGCCGGGACGGCGTCGTATCCCGTGCTGGCCCAGAGCTATTTCAAAGACCCGCAGTTTTGTGCCACGGTCTGCCCGCATCCCCACAACCAGTTTCTGCTGTTCTTCTTCGAGCTGGGGCTGGTGGGGCTGTTGCTGTTCTTTTGGCTGCTGTTCGTGATCGTGCGCCAGGCGTTCCGGTATCCGCGGGCCCACCGGGCTCTGATGCTGTCGTTCGTCGCCGTGCTGGTGACGTCGAACATGACGCACAGCTCGTTCTGGCTGTCCACCGAGAGCCATTTCTTCATCATGATGATGGCGCTGCTGATGGCGTCGGCCGGTTCGAGCCGTGCCGTGCCGCCACCGGGTGCGGCAGCCGACGCTCCAGAGCCGCAGCCTTGA